In Thauera sp. JM12B12, one DNA window encodes the following:
- the der gene encoding ribosome biogenesis GTPase Der, producing MKPTIVLVGRPNVGKSTLFNRLTRTRDALVADQPGLTRDRHYGIGRVGDRDYLVVDTAGFDPVAKDGIMHEMARQAEQAIAEADVLLFLVDGRAGRTPHDENIAARLRRAGRPVHLVVNKAEGLDRAIVAADFHALGLGDPLPVSAAHGDGVKQLVELVLAPFPADDEKPSSEDEGPRVAIVGRPNVGKSTLVNTLLGEERVIAFDMPGTTRDAIAIPFERGGKRYTLIDTAGLRRRGKVFEAVEKFSVIKTLQAVQESNVVVLVLDAAQDISDQDAHIAGFALEAGRALVVAINKWDAVDDYRRERLKLDLGRKLAFLSFARFHQISALKSEGIGGLLKSVDAAYAAATADLSTPRLTRALQQAVARQAPPRHGMARPKMRYAHQGGMNPPVIVIHGNALDDIPQSYVRYLERCFMEAFKLQGTPLRIQFRTTHNPYASRA from the coding sequence GTGAAACCCACCATCGTTCTGGTCGGCCGGCCCAATGTCGGCAAATCGACCCTGTTCAACCGCCTCACGCGCACGCGTGACGCCCTCGTCGCCGATCAGCCCGGTCTCACCCGCGACCGCCACTACGGCATCGGCCGCGTCGGCGACCGCGACTATCTGGTCGTCGATACCGCGGGTTTCGATCCCGTGGCCAAGGACGGCATCATGCACGAGATGGCGCGCCAGGCGGAGCAGGCGATCGCCGAGGCGGACGTCCTGCTGTTCCTCGTCGACGGCCGCGCCGGGCGCACGCCCCACGACGAGAACATCGCCGCCCGCCTGCGTCGCGCCGGACGTCCGGTGCATCTGGTCGTCAACAAGGCCGAGGGCCTCGACCGCGCGATCGTCGCCGCCGACTTCCATGCGCTCGGCCTCGGCGATCCGCTGCCGGTGTCGGCCGCGCATGGCGACGGCGTCAAGCAACTGGTCGAGCTCGTTCTGGCGCCGTTCCCGGCCGACGACGAGAAGCCATCGTCGGAAGACGAGGGGCCCAGGGTGGCGATCGTCGGCCGCCCCAACGTCGGCAAGTCGACCCTGGTCAATACCCTGCTCGGCGAGGAGCGCGTGATCGCCTTCGACATGCCGGGCACGACCCGCGATGCGATCGCGATCCCCTTCGAGCGTGGTGGCAAGCGCTACACGCTGATCGACACCGCCGGCCTGCGCCGACGTGGCAAGGTGTTCGAGGCGGTCGAGAAGTTCTCCGTCATCAAGACCCTGCAGGCGGTGCAGGAGTCCAACGTGGTCGTGCTCGTGCTCGACGCCGCGCAGGACATCTCCGACCAGGACGCGCACATCGCGGGTTTCGCGCTCGAGGCCGGTCGTGCGCTGGTGGTGGCGATCAACAAGTGGGACGCGGTGGACGACTATCGGCGGGAGCGCCTGAAGCTCGATCTCGGACGCAAGCTCGCCTTCCTGTCTTTCGCGCGTTTCCACCAGATTTCGGCGCTCAAGTCGGAGGGCATCGGGGGGCTGCTCAAATCGGTGGATGCGGCCTATGCGGCGGCGACTGCCGACCTGTCCACGCCGCGCCTCACGCGCGCGCTGCAGCAGGCTGTCGCCCGCCAGGCGCCGCCGCGCCACGGCATGGCGCGCCCGAAGATGCGCTACGCCCACCAGGGCGGCATGAATCCGCCGGTGATCGTGATCCACGGCAACGCGCTCGACGACATCCCTCAGTCCTATGTGCGCTACCTGGAGCGCTGCTTCATGGAGGCGTTCAAACTGCAGGGCACGCCCTTGCGCATCCAGTTCCGCACCACGCACAATCCCTACGCTTCAAGGGCCTGA
- the bamB gene encoding outer membrane protein assembly factor BamB produces the protein MKASSLRIVPILAAVLLSAGCASLNPFASSAAKPAPLVDFTPSAELASVWRANIGEAGPYRFQPAVWSDAVFAASHDGDVARFEGGGQVWRIDTDTRLSAGVGTDGRLAVVAATSGAVIALDAATGSERWRAEVGAEVLAPPAVSLDLVVVRASDNRLIALDARDGSRRWVYQRNNPPLALRSFAAVVIEGPVVLAGFPGGKLAVINLANGGAITELNVAVPRGSTELERVADVAGTPVVGRREVCAVAFQGRAACFDTSNGNAIWARDFSSSVGMDRDARFAMITDERDAVQALDAYSGASVWKQDALARRKVSRPLIVGDHVAVGDVEGYVHLLNRETGAFEARDRAGSDAIAADPVPLGRGFVVQDQDGDITAYEVR, from the coding sequence ATGAAAGCCTCGTCGCTGCGTATCGTCCCGATTCTCGCTGCCGTGCTGCTGAGCGCGGGGTGCGCGTCGCTGAATCCTTTCGCCAGCTCGGCGGCGAAGCCCGCACCGCTGGTCGACTTCACGCCTTCAGCCGAACTCGCAAGCGTGTGGCGCGCCAACATCGGGGAAGCGGGGCCCTACCGCTTCCAGCCCGCGGTGTGGAGCGATGCGGTGTTTGCCGCGAGCCATGATGGCGACGTCGCCCGCTTCGAGGGCGGCGGCCAGGTGTGGCGCATCGATACCGACACCCGGCTCTCGGCGGGTGTGGGCACCGATGGCCGTCTCGCCGTGGTGGCAGCAACCAGTGGCGCGGTGATTGCGCTCGATGCGGCCACCGGCAGCGAGCGCTGGCGCGCCGAGGTCGGGGCGGAAGTGCTCGCCCCTCCGGCGGTCAGCCTCGACCTCGTGGTCGTGCGCGCCTCCGACAACCGCCTGATCGCGCTCGATGCCCGCGATGGCAGCCGGCGTTGGGTGTATCAGCGCAACAATCCGCCGCTTGCCCTGCGCAGCTTCGCCGCGGTCGTCATCGAGGGGCCGGTGGTGCTCGCCGGCTTCCCGGGCGGCAAGCTGGCGGTGATCAACCTCGCCAACGGCGGCGCGATCACCGAGCTCAATGTCGCGGTGCCGCGCGGTTCGACCGAACTCGAGCGCGTCGCCGACGTCGCCGGCACGCCGGTGGTCGGACGTCGCGAGGTGTGCGCGGTCGCCTTCCAGGGGCGCGCTGCCTGCTTCGACACCTCGAACGGCAACGCGATCTGGGCGCGCGATTTCTCCAGCAGCGTCGGCATGGACCGCGATGCCCGCTTCGCCATGATCACCGACGAGCGCGATGCGGTGCAGGCGCTCGACGCCTACAGCGGTGCCAGCGTATGGAAGCAGGACGCGCTCGCCCGGCGCAAGGTGTCACGGCCGTTGATCGTCGGCGATCATGTCGCGGTCGGCGACGTCGAGGGCTATGTCCATCTGTTGAACCGCGAGACCGGCGCCTTCGAGGCGCGCGACCGTGCCGGCAGCGATGCGATCGCCGCCGACCCGGTGCCGCTCGGTCGCGGCTTCGTCGTCCAGGACCAGGACGGCGACATCACTGCGTACGAAGTGCGCTGA
- a CDS encoding tetratricopeptide repeat protein: MAVYDLEEQEQISELKAWWAQYGNIVVTIAAVAALASVGWQGWNWYQNRNAGEAAVLYYGVQQAAEQQDVQKAREAAGRLIGEHGGSVSAQLGALLSAALQFESGDLANARAQLEWAADKGKDAALRDLARLRLAAVLLQQGELDAALARLQAAPTAAYKARFDDLRGDILAAQGKSAEARAAWQAAIDSLASEGEEAVTLREVVRVKLESLGA; encoded by the coding sequence ATGGCGGTCTACGATCTCGAAGAACAGGAACAGATTTCCGAACTCAAGGCGTGGTGGGCGCAGTACGGCAACATCGTCGTCACCATCGCGGCCGTTGCCGCCCTCGCCTCGGTGGGCTGGCAGGGCTGGAACTGGTACCAGAACCGCAATGCCGGCGAGGCCGCGGTGCTCTATTACGGCGTGCAGCAGGCCGCCGAGCAGCAGGACGTGCAGAAGGCCCGCGAGGCAGCCGGCCGGCTGATCGGCGAGCATGGCGGCAGCGTCAGTGCCCAGCTCGGCGCGCTGCTGTCGGCGGCGCTGCAGTTCGAGTCCGGCGATCTCGCCAACGCACGCGCGCAGCTCGAATGGGCGGCCGACAAAGGCAAGGATGCCGCGCTGCGCGACCTCGCGCGTCTGCGCCTGGCCGCGGTGCTGCTGCAGCAGGGAGAACTCGACGCCGCACTCGCCCGCCTGCAGGCCGCACCGACCGCGGCCTACAAGGCGCGTTTCGACGATCTGCGCGGCGACATCCTGGCTGCCCAGGGCAAGTCCGCCGAGGCGCGTGCCGCCTGGCAGGCCGCCATCGACAGCCTCGCCAGCGAAGGCGAGGAAGCCGTCACCCTGCGCGAAGTCGTGCGCGTGAAACTCGAATCCCTCGGAGCCTGA
- the hisS gene encoding histidine--tRNA ligase produces MSQTLQAVRGMNDILPADAETWEYFEDIVRDWLQSYGYRPIRMPLVEPTPLFKRAIGEVTDIVEKEMYSFEDALNGEHLTLRPEGTASCVRAAIQHNLIPAGGPQRLYYYGPMFRHERPQKGRYRQFHQIGVEALGFAGADTDAELILMCARLWEDLGLEDVALEINSLGAPEERARHRAALIAYLEQHQDKLDEDGRRRLYTNPLRILDTKNPELHAIVEGAPRLADYLGEESRAHFEAVQVFLKDAGIPYRINHRLVRGLDYYNRTVFEWVTTRLGAQGTICAGGRYDGLFEQLGGKPQPAAGFAIGIERLLLLWKECGGEAERSVPDAYVVSVGDTAQRLAMRAAEALREHGFAVLMHCGGGSFKSQMKKADASEAPVAIVIGEDEALAGEVGLKPLRGGGAQQRVTLEALPEAMAALLYSEQSEQDEQGA; encoded by the coding sequence ATGAGCCAGACCTTGCAGGCCGTGCGCGGGATGAACGACATCCTGCCGGCCGACGCCGAAACCTGGGAATACTTCGAAGACATCGTGCGCGACTGGCTGCAGAGCTACGGCTACCGCCCGATCCGCATGCCGCTCGTCGAGCCGACGCCGCTGTTCAAGCGCGCCATCGGCGAAGTCACCGACATCGTCGAGAAGGAGATGTACTCGTTCGAGGACGCGCTCAATGGCGAACACCTGACGCTGCGCCCGGAAGGTACGGCCTCCTGCGTGCGCGCCGCCATCCAGCACAACCTGATCCCCGCCGGTGGTCCGCAGCGCCTGTACTACTACGGGCCGATGTTCCGCCACGAGCGCCCGCAGAAGGGCCGCTACCGGCAGTTCCACCAGATCGGCGTCGAGGCGCTCGGTTTCGCCGGCGCCGACACCGATGCCGAGCTCATCCTGATGTGCGCGCGGCTGTGGGAGGACCTCGGCCTCGAGGACGTGGCGCTCGAGATCAACTCGCTCGGCGCCCCCGAGGAGCGCGCTCGTCACCGCGCGGCGCTGATCGCCTATCTCGAGCAGCACCAGGACAAGCTCGACGAGGACGGCAGGCGCCGGCTGTACACCAATCCGCTGCGCATCCTCGACACCAAGAATCCCGAGCTGCACGCGATCGTCGAGGGGGCTCCGAGGCTCGCCGACTACCTCGGCGAGGAGTCGAGGGCGCATTTCGAGGCGGTGCAGGTCTTCCTCAAGGACGCCGGCATCCCGTATCGCATCAACCACCGCCTGGTGCGCGGCCTGGATTACTACAACCGCACCGTGTTCGAGTGGGTCACCACGCGCCTGGGCGCGCAGGGCACGATCTGCGCCGGCGGGCGCTACGACGGCCTGTTCGAGCAGCTCGGCGGCAAGCCGCAGCCGGCGGCCGGTTTCGCGATCGGCATCGAGCGCCTGCTGCTGCTGTGGAAGGAGTGCGGGGGTGAGGCCGAGCGCTCGGTGCCCGACGCCTACGTGGTCAGCGTCGGCGACACCGCCCAGCGTCTGGCCATGCGCGCCGCCGAGGCGCTGCGCGAGCATGGCTTCGCGGTGCTGATGCACTGCGGCGGTGGCAGCTTCAAGTCGCAGATGAAGAAGGCCGACGCCAGCGAGGCGCCGGTGGCGATCGTGATCGGCGAGGACGAGGCGCTGGCGGGCGAGGTCGGCCTCAAGCCGCTGCGCGGCGGCGGCGCCCAGCAGCGCGTCACGCTCGAGGCCCTGCCCGAGGCGATGGCGGCCTTGCTGTACAGCGAACAATCCGAACAGGACGAACAAGGGGCTTGA
- the ispG gene encoding flavodoxin-dependent (E)-4-hydroxy-3-methylbut-2-enyl-diphosphate synthase translates to MTLQHEPAPIEARPLARHRTHEVRVGKVRIGGEAPVVVQSMTNTDTADVLATAMQVAELARAGSEIVRITVNNEAAAAAVPKIRDRLLALNMDVPLVGDFHYNGHKLLTDFPACAEALAKLRINPGNVGAGRKRDPQFAAIVELACRYDKPVRIGVNWGSLDQSVLARIMDANAKRAEPRDAGAVMREALVVSALESAAKAEEYGLGRDRIILSAKVSSVQDLIAVYRDLARRSDYALHLGLTEAGMGSKGIVGSTAALAVLLQEGIGDTIRISLTPEPGGSRTQEVVVAQEILQTMGLRAFTPMVTACPGCGRTTSTFFQELASGIQDYVRAQMPVWREQYDGVENMTLAVMGCVVNGPGESKHANIGISLPGTGETPAAPVFVDGEKVVTLRGDNIAAEFKAIVDNYVATKYVKKGA, encoded by the coding sequence ATGACCCTGCAACACGAACCCGCCCCGATCGAGGCCCGTCCGCTCGCGCGCCATCGCACCCATGAAGTCCGCGTCGGCAAGGTGCGCATTGGCGGCGAAGCCCCGGTGGTGGTGCAGTCGATGACCAACACCGACACCGCCGACGTGCTCGCCACCGCGATGCAGGTCGCCGAGCTTGCCCGCGCCGGCTCCGAGATCGTGCGCATCACGGTCAACAACGAGGCCGCCGCGGCCGCGGTGCCGAAGATCCGCGACCGCCTGCTCGCGCTCAACATGGACGTGCCGCTGGTCGGCGACTTCCACTACAACGGCCACAAGCTGCTCACCGACTTCCCGGCCTGCGCCGAGGCGCTCGCCAAGTTGCGCATCAACCCGGGCAACGTCGGCGCCGGCCGCAAGCGCGACCCGCAGTTTGCCGCCATCGTCGAGCTCGCCTGCCGCTACGACAAGCCGGTGCGCATCGGCGTGAACTGGGGCAGTCTCGACCAGTCGGTGCTCGCCCGCATCATGGACGCCAACGCCAAGCGTGCCGAGCCGCGCGACGCCGGTGCGGTGATGCGCGAGGCGCTCGTCGTGTCCGCGCTCGAATCCGCGGCCAAGGCCGAGGAGTACGGTCTGGGCCGTGACCGCATCATCCTGTCGGCCAAGGTTTCCAGCGTGCAGGACCTGATCGCGGTGTACCGCGACCTCGCCCGCCGCAGCGACTACGCACTTCACCTGGGGCTCACCGAGGCCGGGATGGGCAGCAAGGGCATCGTCGGTTCCACCGCCGCGCTCGCCGTGCTGCTGCAGGAGGGCATCGGCGACACCATCCGCATCTCGCTCACGCCGGAGCCCGGCGGCAGCCGCACCCAGGAGGTCGTGGTCGCGCAGGAGATCCTGCAGACCATGGGCCTGCGCGCCTTCACCCCGATGGTCACCGCCTGCCCGGGCTGCGGCCGCACCACCAGCACCTTCTTCCAGGAACTCGCCTCCGGCATCCAGGACTACGTGCGCGCGCAGATGCCCGTATGGCGCGAGCAGTACGACGGCGTCGAGAACATGACGCTGGCGGTGATGGGCTGCGTGGTCAATGGGCCGGGCGAGAGCAAGCACGCGAACATCGGCATCTCGCTGCCGGGTACCGGCGAGACCCCGGCCGCGCCGGTGTTCGTCGACGGCGAGAAGGTCGTGACCCTGCGCGGCGACAACATCGCCGCCGAGTTCAAGGCGATCGTCGACAACTACGTCGCCACCAAGTACGTGAAGAAGGGCGCCTGA
- a CDS encoding RodZ domain-containing protein, with protein sequence MSSTQSENFAAVADAPPSPGVQLRRAREARGESIHEVAFALKLAPRQVEALEQDDFAALPGMAFVRGFLRNYARYLGLDAGPLLAAVQRMGGEGSPDLSPIRNADGDLPSGGGGRSGSFPAGAVVLVLLVLLGTGWYFDWFRTEPAASVETALEPAPNFAPAPVQPVEPPALMVPITTPESAPAVAGEGAEPGVAAEAGAPSPASPPPDGATPAQPAAPASAAAVDAAAVSAQPEPVEPAATPAVSAAGQLSFRFGGDSWVEVRDAAGAILYSGTNRAGSTRTVQGTAPFALVVGNSANVTLEHDGKPVDLAAHTRGSVARFTLR encoded by the coding sequence GTGAGCAGCACGCAGTCCGAGAATTTCGCTGCCGTGGCCGATGCGCCGCCCTCGCCGGGTGTGCAACTGCGTCGGGCGCGCGAGGCACGCGGGGAGTCGATCCACGAGGTCGCCTTCGCCCTCAAGCTCGCCCCGCGCCAGGTCGAGGCGCTCGAGCAGGACGACTTCGCGGCACTGCCCGGCATGGCCTTCGTCCGCGGCTTCCTGCGCAACTACGCGCGCTACCTCGGGCTCGATGCCGGGCCGCTGCTCGCCGCGGTCCAGCGCATGGGTGGAGAGGGTTCGCCCGACCTGTCGCCGATCCGCAATGCCGATGGCGATCTGCCCTCGGGCGGCGGTGGGCGCAGTGGCAGTTTTCCTGCCGGGGCGGTCGTCCTCGTGCTGCTGGTGCTGCTGGGCACGGGGTGGTACTTCGACTGGTTCCGTACCGAGCCTGCCGCGAGCGTCGAGACCGCGCTCGAGCCGGCGCCGAACTTCGCGCCCGCGCCGGTGCAGCCGGTCGAGCCGCCCGCCCTCATGGTCCCGATCACGACGCCCGAATCCGCCCCGGCTGTGGCGGGCGAGGGCGCCGAACCCGGTGTGGCCGCCGAGGCCGGCGCGCCGTCACCGGCGAGCCCGCCGCCGGATGGTGCAACGCCCGCACAGCCGGCCGCGCCCGCAAGCGCCGCTGCGGTCGACGCCGCGGCGGTTTCCGCGCAACCCGAGCCGGTCGAACCGGCCGCCACGCCGGCGGTCTCGGCCGCCGGCCAGCTCAGCTTCCGCTTTGGCGGCGATTCCTGGGTCGAGGTGCGCGACGCCGCCGGTGCCATCCTGTATTCGGGCACCAACCGCGCCGGCAGCACGCGCACCGTGCAGGGCACGGCGCCGTTCGCACTGGTGGTCGGCAACTCGGCCAACGTCACGCTCGAGCATGACGGCAAGCCGGTGGATCTGGCTGCGCACACCCGCGGCTCCGTCGCTCGATTCACGCTCCGCTGA
- the pilW gene encoding type IV pilus biogenesis/stability protein PilW codes for MRMMHRPLLLSMTLAAALLAGCATVPGGEPGAASTVSRPMSDITPATPADARARVHVDLGMAYFEIGRYDVALDEARIALNDSASYAPAFHLLGLAYMLIEESAAARENFERALREAPGDPDFNNSYGWFLCTQGQEQQGLERLAIAARNPYYRHPGRPLTNAGLCYLRLKDDAAAEVQFARAVAADPANALALYQLADIAYRGGRYDQARTHLIRLHQQLNPSAASVWLGLRTERRLGNQDAEASYASQLRSRFAESEEYQLLNQGKFE; via the coding sequence ATGAGGATGATGCATCGCCCGCTACTGTTGTCGATGACACTTGCAGCCGCCCTGCTCGCGGGCTGCGCGACCGTGCCCGGTGGCGAGCCGGGCGCCGCATCGACGGTCAGCCGGCCGATGTCGGACATCACGCCCGCGACGCCCGCCGATGCGCGCGCGCGCGTCCATGTCGATCTCGGCATGGCCTATTTCGAAATCGGTCGCTATGACGTCGCCCTCGACGAGGCGCGCATCGCGCTCAACGACAGCGCCAGCTACGCGCCGGCCTTTCATCTGCTCGGCCTTGCCTACATGCTGATCGAGGAGAGTGCCGCCGCGCGCGAGAACTTCGAGCGTGCGTTGCGCGAGGCACCGGGCGACCCCGACTTCAACAACAGTTACGGCTGGTTCCTGTGCACCCAGGGGCAGGAGCAGCAGGGGCTGGAGCGGCTCGCGATCGCGGCGCGCAATCCCTACTACCGCCACCCGGGGCGCCCGTTGACCAACGCCGGCCTGTGCTATCTGCGGCTCAAGGATGACGCTGCCGCCGAAGTGCAGTTCGCACGCGCGGTGGCGGCCGATCCTGCCAACGCCCTGGCGCTGTACCAGCTTGCCGACATCGCCTACCGCGGTGGCCGCTACGATCAGGCGCGCACTCATCTGATCCGCCTTCACCAGCAGCTCAACCCTTCGGCCGCCTCCGTCTGGCTGGGGCTGCGTACCGAGCGCCGGCTCGGCAACCAGGACGCGGAGGCAAGCTACGCCTCGCAGCTGCGGTCCCGGTTCGCCGAGTCGGAGGAATATCAATTGTTGAATCAAGGGAAGTTCGAGTGA
- the rlmN gene encoding 23S rRNA (adenine(2503)-C(2))-methyltransferase RlmN: protein MSTSEKVNLLDFDVDGLVAWFAGLGEKPFRARQVMRWMHHEGCDDFDAMTDVAKSLRAKLKDIAVIRPPVPVRDSISADGTRKWLLDVGNANAVETVFIPETHRGTLCVSSQAGCALDCAFCSTGKQGFNRNLSAAEIIGQLWLANKLLGAARDAATDLEAGEKDNGRIISNVVMMGMGEPLANFDNVVTALRLMLDDHAYGLSRRRVTVSTSGIVPAMDRLREECPVALAVSLHASNDTLRDRLVPINQKYPLRELMAACQRYLERAPRDFVTFEYVMLDGVNDSDAHARELVALVRDTPCKFNLIPFNPFPNSGFLRSPAERIRRFAGILIDAGIVTTTRKTRGDDVDAACGQLAGQVQDKTRRTVRLKQVTEE from the coding sequence ATGAGCACTTCAGAGAAGGTCAATCTGCTCGACTTCGACGTCGATGGCCTCGTCGCCTGGTTCGCCGGGTTGGGCGAGAAGCCGTTCCGCGCCCGCCAGGTGATGCGCTGGATGCATCACGAGGGCTGTGACGACTTCGACGCGATGACCGACGTCGCCAAGTCGCTGCGCGCGAAGCTGAAGGACATCGCGGTGATCCGCCCGCCGGTGCCGGTACGCGATTCGATCTCGGCCGACGGCACGCGCAAGTGGCTGCTCGACGTGGGCAACGCCAACGCCGTCGAGACCGTGTTCATCCCCGAAACCCACCGCGGCACGCTGTGCGTGTCCTCGCAGGCCGGCTGCGCGCTCGACTGCGCGTTCTGTTCGACCGGCAAGCAGGGCTTCAACCGTAACCTGAGCGCGGCCGAGATCATTGGCCAGCTGTGGCTGGCCAACAAGCTGCTGGGCGCCGCGCGCGATGCGGCGACCGATCTGGAGGCCGGCGAGAAGGACAACGGCCGCATCATCAGCAACGTGGTGATGATGGGCATGGGCGAGCCGCTGGCCAACTTCGACAACGTCGTCACCGCGCTGCGCCTGATGCTCGACGATCACGCCTACGGCCTGTCGCGCCGCCGCGTCACCGTGTCCACCTCGGGCATCGTGCCGGCGATGGACCGCCTGCGCGAAGAGTGCCCGGTGGCGCTGGCGGTGTCGCTGCACGCCTCCAACGACACGCTGCGCGACCGCCTGGTGCCGATCAACCAGAAATACCCGCTGCGCGAGCTGATGGCGGCCTGCCAGCGCTACCTCGAGCGCGCGCCGCGCGACTTCGTCACCTTCGAATACGTGATGCTCGACGGGGTGAACGACAGCGACGCGCACGCCCGCGAGCTCGTCGCGCTGGTGCGCGACACGCCGTGCAAGTTCAACCTGATCCCGTTCAATCCCTTCCCGAATTCGGGCTTCCTGCGCTCCCCGGCGGAACGCATCCGCCGTTTTGCCGGTATCCTGATTGACGCCGGCATCGTCACCACCACGCGCAAGACGCGCGGCGACGATGTCGACGCGGCCTGCGGTCAGCTCGCGGGCCAGGTCCAGGACAAGACCCGACGTACGGTCCGCCTGAAACAGGTCACGGAGGAATGA
- the ndk gene encoding nucleoside-diphosphate kinase yields MAIERTLSIIKPDAVAKNVIGQIYARFEAAGLKVIAAKMAHLSEREAGEFYAVHKERPFFKDLVSFMTSGPVMIQCLEGENAIAKNRELMGATDPKKADKGTIRADFAESIDANAVHGSDAPETAAVEVAFFFPGMNVYSR; encoded by the coding sequence ATGGCAATCGAACGCACCCTGTCCATCATCAAGCCCGACGCCGTCGCCAAGAACGTGATCGGCCAGATCTACGCCCGCTTCGAAGCCGCAGGCCTCAAGGTCATCGCCGCCAAGATGGCCCACCTGTCCGAGCGCGAGGCCGGCGAGTTCTACGCCGTGCACAAGGAGCGCCCCTTCTTCAAGGACCTGGTGTCGTTCATGACCTCCGGCCCGGTGATGATCCAGTGCCTGGAAGGCGAGAACGCCATCGCCAAGAACCGCGAGCTGATGGGCGCCACCGACCCGAAGAAGGCCGACAAGGGCACCATCCGCGCCGACTTCGCCGAGTCGATCGACGCCAACGCGGTGCACGGCTCCGACGCCCCCGAGACCGCCGCCGTGGAAGTGGCTTTCTTCTTCCCGGGCATGAACGTTTACTCGCGCTGA
- a CDS encoding TRAP transporter large permease subunit — protein MTNTIAIFGLLVVLMAIGMPVGVALGLTVLSFMFIFTDVPLESVALKMFTGIEKFEIMAIPFFILAGNFLTHGGVARRMINFATSMVGHLRGGLGMSAVLACALFAAVSGSSPATVVAIGSILIPAMIKQGYPVRFGAGVVASAGGLGILIPPSIVMVMYSVTTNSSVGALFMAGVIPGLLLAFMLGLTTWYVARKNNYPVMPSVSWGERFAAFRKAFWGLMLIVVVMGGIYSGMFTPTEAAAMSAVYAFFIAVFVYKDLTFKQIPRVLLDSANMSAMLLFIIASAVLFSFILTSEQIPQRMADAIVASGMGPVGFLIVVNILLLVAGALMEPSSIILILAPILFPVAVALGIDPIHFGVMIVVNMEIGMITPPVGLNLFVASGVTKAGLTEMSKAVMPWLYTMLVFLMMITYIPSISTFLPKALGMM, from the coding sequence ATGACCAACACGATTGCAATCTTCGGTCTGCTCGTCGTCCTCATGGCGATCGGCATGCCGGTGGGCGTGGCGCTCGGCCTCACGGTGCTGAGCTTCATGTTCATCTTCACCGACGTGCCGCTGGAGTCGGTGGCGCTCAAGATGTTCACCGGCATCGAGAAGTTCGAGATCATGGCGATCCCGTTCTTCATCCTCGCCGGCAACTTCCTGACCCACGGCGGCGTGGCGCGGCGGATGATCAACTTCGCGACCTCCATGGTCGGCCACCTGCGCGGCGGCCTGGGCATGTCGGCGGTGCTGGCGTGCGCGCTGTTCGCGGCGGTGTCGGGCTCGAGCCCGGCCACCGTGGTGGCGATCGGCTCGATCCTGATCCCGGCGATGATCAAGCAGGGCTACCCGGTGCGCTTCGGCGCGGGCGTGGTCGCTTCGGCCGGCGGTCTGGGCATCCTGATCCCGCCGTCCATCGTCATGGTGATGTACTCGGTGACGACCAACTCATCGGTCGGCGCGCTGTTCATGGCGGGGGTGATCCCGGGCCTGCTGCTGGCCTTCATGCTCGGCCTCACCACCTGGTACGTGGCGCGCAAGAACAACTACCCGGTGATGCCCTCGGTGAGCTGGGGCGAGCGCTTCGCGGCCTTCCGCAAGGCCTTCTGGGGGCTGATGCTGATCGTGGTGGTGATGGGCGGCATCTACTCGGGCATGTTCACCCCGACCGAGGCTGCGGCGATGAGCGCGGTGTACGCCTTCTTCATCGCGGTGTTCGTGTACAAGGACCTGACCTTCAAGCAGATCCCGCGCGTGCTGCTCGATTCGGCGAACATGAGCGCGATGCTGCTGTTCATCATCGCCAGCGCGGTGCTGTTCTCGTTCATCCTGACCAGCGAGCAGATCCCGCAGCGCATGGCCGACGCCATCGTCGCCAGCGGCATGGGTCCGGTCGGCTTCCTGATCGTGGTGAACATCCTGCTGCTGGTGGCCGGTGCGCTGATGGAGCCGTCGTCGATCATTCTGATTCTCGCCCCGATCCTGTTCCCGGTGGCGGTGGCGCTGGGCATCGATCCGATCCACTTCGGCGTGATGATCGTGGTGAACATGGAGATCGGCATGATCACGCCGCCGGTCGGGCTGAACCTGTTCGTCGCCAGCGGCGTCACCAAGGCAGGTCTCACCGAGATGAGCAAGGCGGTGATGCCGTGGCTGTACACGATGCTCGTGTTCCTGATGATGATCACCTACATCCCGAGCATCTCCACCTTCCTGCCCAAGGCGCTGGGCATGATGTAA